A single window of Ovis canadensis isolate MfBH-ARS-UI-01 breed Bighorn chromosome 17, ARS-UI_OviCan_v2, whole genome shotgun sequence DNA harbors:
- the SLC2A11 gene encoding solute carrier family 2, facilitated glucose transporter member 11 isoform X6, which translates to MPGLQPETRSPTRGSAGDRQMRALRRLEFTNETWQTRTGQPLPDHLVLLVWSLIVSLYPLGGLLGALLAGPLAVTLGRKKSLLVNNAFVLAAAALFGFSRRAGSFEMIMLGRLLVGISAGVGMNVQPMYLGESAPKELRGAVAMTSAIFTAVGLVMGQVVGLRELLGGPQAWPLLLASCLVPGALQLASLPLLPESPRYLLIDCGDPAACRAALQRLRGPADLAGELAELEQERAACRGGRARRPWELFRERALRRQVASLVVLGGAMELCGNDAMYAYASAVFSQAGIPQDKTQYAAIGTGGCELLATLLSCLAIERAGRRVLLTGGYRLMTCWGSVFTAALCLQGSFSWTPYLAMACIFAFILSFGIGPAGVTGILATELFDQMARPAAYMVCGALMWTMLFLVGLVFPFLVRQELRGDLGGAAQTQLPREEPRPSVGRPRGRPVHGAVARPARRGPAPDPPPPVEPLGVQAWCSASERWFQGPLGALCLEAVGRKPTMTNSEKRRGGKHSL; encoded by the exons ATGCCTGGGCTGCAACCCGAGACCCGCTCTCCTACCCGCGGCTCTGCCGGAGACCGACAGATGAGAGCGCTCCGGAGACTG GAATTCACCAATGAGACGTGGCAGACGCGAACCGGCCAGCCGCTGCCCGACCACCTGGTCCTGCTCGTGTGGTCCCTCATCGTGTCCCTGTACcccctcgggggcctcctgggagcgCTGCTCGCTGGGCCCCTGGCTGTCACGCTGGGAAG GAAGAAGTCCCTGCTGGTGAACAACGCCTTCGTGCTGGCCGCCGCAGCGCTGTTTGGCTTCAGCCGCAGAGCAGGCTCCTTCGAGATGATCATGCTGGGAAGACTGCTCGTGGGCATCAGCGCAG GTGTAGGCATGAACGTCCAGCCCATGTACCTGGGGGAGAGCGCCCCCAAGGAGCTCCGAGGGGCCGTGGCCATGACCTCCGCCATCTTCACCGCCGTGGGGCTCGTGATGGGTCAGGTGGTTGGACTCAG GGAGCTCCTGGGTGGCCCGCAGGCCTGGCCCCTGCTGCTGGCCAGCTGCTTGGTGCCCGGGGCGCTCCAGCTGGCCTCCCTGCCGCTGCTCCCTGAAAGCCCGCGCTACCTGCTCATTGACTGTGGAGACCCTGCGGCCTGTCGGGCAG cgcTTCAGCGGCTGCGGGGCCCCGCGGACCTGGCCGGGGAGCTGGCCGAGCTGGAGCAGGAGCGCGCCGCCTGCCGGGGCGGCCGCGCGCGGCGCCCGTGGGAGCTGTTCCGGGAGCGCGCGCTGCGGCGGCAGGTGGCCAGCCTGGTGGTGCTGGGCGGAGCCATGGAGCTGTGCGGGAACGACGCG ATGTACGCCTACGCGTCGGCCGTGTTCAGCCAGGCGGGGATCCCGCAGGACAAGACCCAGTACGCGGCCATCGGGACCGGGGGCTGCGAGCTGCTGGCGACGCTGCTCAGC TGCCTGGCGATTGAGAGGGCGGGCCGGCGGGTGCTGCTGACTGGGGGCTACCGCCTGATGACCTGCTGGGGGAGCGTCTTCACGGCGGCCCTGTGCCTCCAG GGCTCCTTCTCCTGGACGCCCTACCTGGCCATGGCCTGCATCTTCGCCTTCATCCTCAGCTTTGGCATCGGCCCTG CCGGGGTGACCGGGATCCTGGCCACGGAGCTGTTTGACCAGATGGCCCGGCCTGCCGCCTACATGGTCTGCGGGGCGCTCATGTGGACCATGCTCTTCCTCGTGGGGCTGGTGTTCCCCTTCCTCGTG AGGCAAGAGCTTCGTGGAGATCTCGGAGGAGCTGCACAGACTCAACTTCCCAGGGAGGAGCCGAGGCCCAGCGTGGGCCGGCCCCGAGGTCGTCCGGTGCACGGAGCTGTAGCTCGGCCGGCACGGCGGGGGCCAGCCCCGGACCCTCCTCCTCCTGTGGAGCCCCTCGGTGTGCAGGCCTGGTGCTCAGCCTCAGAGAGATGgtttcaggggcctctcggcgcCCTGTGTCTGGAGGCTGTCGGCAGGAAACCAACAATGACAAACTCAGAGAAACGCAGGGGAGGAAAACACAGCTTGTGA
- the SLC2A11 gene encoding solute carrier family 2, facilitated glucose transporter member 11 isoform X2 — protein sequence MPGLQPETRSPTRGSAGDRQMRALRRLEFTNETWQTRTGQPLPDHLVLLVWSLIVSLYPLGGLLGALLAGPLAVTLGRKKSLLVNNAFVLAAAALFGFSRRAGSFEMIMLGRLLVGISAGVGMNVQPMYLGESAPKELRGAVAMTSAIFTAVGLVMGQVVGLRELLGGPQAWPLLLASCLVPGALQLASLPLLPESPRYLLIDCGDPAACRAALQRLRGPADLAGELAELEQERAACRGGRARRPWELFRERALRRQVASLVVLGGAMELCGNDAMYAYASAVFSQAGIPQDKTQYAAIGTGGCELLATLLSCLAIERAGRRVLLTGGYRLMTCWGSVFTAALCLQGSFSWTPYLAMACIFAFILSFGIGPAGVTGILATELFDQMARPAAYMVCGALMWTMLFLVGLVFPFLVASGLSQPPGGLVPLHLCAFPLCLRLRGLVLGHLPPRDQRQELRGDLGGAAQTQLPREEPRPSVGRPRGRPVHGAVARPARRGPAPDPPPPVEPLGVQAWCSASERWFQGPLGALCLEAVGRKPTMTNSEKRRGGKHSL from the exons ATGCCTGGGCTGCAACCCGAGACCCGCTCTCCTACCCGCGGCTCTGCCGGAGACCGACAGATGAGAGCGCTCCGGAGACTG GAATTCACCAATGAGACGTGGCAGACGCGAACCGGCCAGCCGCTGCCCGACCACCTGGTCCTGCTCGTGTGGTCCCTCATCGTGTCCCTGTACcccctcgggggcctcctgggagcgCTGCTCGCTGGGCCCCTGGCTGTCACGCTGGGAAG GAAGAAGTCCCTGCTGGTGAACAACGCCTTCGTGCTGGCCGCCGCAGCGCTGTTTGGCTTCAGCCGCAGAGCAGGCTCCTTCGAGATGATCATGCTGGGAAGACTGCTCGTGGGCATCAGCGCAG GTGTAGGCATGAACGTCCAGCCCATGTACCTGGGGGAGAGCGCCCCCAAGGAGCTCCGAGGGGCCGTGGCCATGACCTCCGCCATCTTCACCGCCGTGGGGCTCGTGATGGGTCAGGTGGTTGGACTCAG GGAGCTCCTGGGTGGCCCGCAGGCCTGGCCCCTGCTGCTGGCCAGCTGCTTGGTGCCCGGGGCGCTCCAGCTGGCCTCCCTGCCGCTGCTCCCTGAAAGCCCGCGCTACCTGCTCATTGACTGTGGAGACCCTGCGGCCTGTCGGGCAG cgcTTCAGCGGCTGCGGGGCCCCGCGGACCTGGCCGGGGAGCTGGCCGAGCTGGAGCAGGAGCGCGCCGCCTGCCGGGGCGGCCGCGCGCGGCGCCCGTGGGAGCTGTTCCGGGAGCGCGCGCTGCGGCGGCAGGTGGCCAGCCTGGTGGTGCTGGGCGGAGCCATGGAGCTGTGCGGGAACGACGCG ATGTACGCCTACGCGTCGGCCGTGTTCAGCCAGGCGGGGATCCCGCAGGACAAGACCCAGTACGCGGCCATCGGGACCGGGGGCTGCGAGCTGCTGGCGACGCTGCTCAGC TGCCTGGCGATTGAGAGGGCGGGCCGGCGGGTGCTGCTGACTGGGGGCTACCGCCTGATGACCTGCTGGGGGAGCGTCTTCACGGCGGCCCTGTGCCTCCAG GGCTCCTTCTCCTGGACGCCCTACCTGGCCATGGCCTGCATCTTCGCCTTCATCCTCAGCTTTGGCATCGGCCCTG CCGGGGTGACCGGGATCCTGGCCACGGAGCTGTTTGACCAGATGGCCCGGCCTGCCGCCTACATGGTCTGCGGGGCGCTCATGTGGACCATGCTCTTCCTCGTGGGGCTGGTGTTCCCCTTCCTCGTG GCCTCGGGTCTCTCGCAACCTCCAGGAGGGCTTGTCCCACTTCATCTATGTGCCTTTCCTCTGTGTCTGCGTCTGCGCGGCCTTGTACTCGGGCATCTTCCTCCCCGAGACCAGAGGCAAGAGCTTCGTGGAGATCTCGGAGGAGCTGCACAGACTCAACTTCCCAGGGAGGAGCCGAGGCCCAGCGTGGGCCGGCCCCGAGGTCGTCCGGTGCACGGAGCTGTAGCTCGGCCGGCACGGCGGGGGCCAGCCCCGGACCCTCCTCCTCCTGTGGAGCCCCTCGGTGTGCAGGCCTGGTGCTCAGCCTCAGAGAGATGgtttcaggggcctctcggcgcCCTGTGTCTGGAGGCTGTCGGCAGGAAACCAACAATGACAAACTCAGAGAAACGCAGGGGAGGAAAACACAGCTTGTGA
- the SLC2A11 gene encoding solute carrier family 2, facilitated glucose transporter member 11 isoform X8, which yields MPGLQPETRSPTRGSAGDRQMRALRRLEFTNETWQTRTGQPLPDHLVLLVWSLIVSLYPLGGLLGALLAGPLAVTLGRKKSLLVNNAFVLAAAALFGFSRRAGSFEMIMLGRLLVGISAGVGMNVQPMYLGESAPKELRGAVAMTSAIFTAVGLVMGQVVGLRELLGGPQAWPLLLASCLVPGALQLASLPLLPESPRYLLIDCGDPAACRAALQRLRGPADLAGELAELEQERAACRGGRARRPWELFRERALRRQVASLVVLGGAMELCGNDAMYAYASAVFSQAGIPQDKTQYAAIGTGGCELLATLLSCLAIERAGRRVLLTGGYRLMTCWGSVFTAALCLQGSFSWTPYLAMACIFAFILSFGIGPGGLVPLHLCAFPLCLRLRGLVLGHLPPRDQRQELRGDLGGAAQTQLPREEPRPSVGRPRGRPVHGAVARPARRGPAPDPPPPVEPLGVQAWCSASERWFQGPLGALCLEAVGRKPTMTNSEKRRGGKHSL from the exons ATGCCTGGGCTGCAACCCGAGACCCGCTCTCCTACCCGCGGCTCTGCCGGAGACCGACAGATGAGAGCGCTCCGGAGACTG GAATTCACCAATGAGACGTGGCAGACGCGAACCGGCCAGCCGCTGCCCGACCACCTGGTCCTGCTCGTGTGGTCCCTCATCGTGTCCCTGTACcccctcgggggcctcctgggagcgCTGCTCGCTGGGCCCCTGGCTGTCACGCTGGGAAG GAAGAAGTCCCTGCTGGTGAACAACGCCTTCGTGCTGGCCGCCGCAGCGCTGTTTGGCTTCAGCCGCAGAGCAGGCTCCTTCGAGATGATCATGCTGGGAAGACTGCTCGTGGGCATCAGCGCAG GTGTAGGCATGAACGTCCAGCCCATGTACCTGGGGGAGAGCGCCCCCAAGGAGCTCCGAGGGGCCGTGGCCATGACCTCCGCCATCTTCACCGCCGTGGGGCTCGTGATGGGTCAGGTGGTTGGACTCAG GGAGCTCCTGGGTGGCCCGCAGGCCTGGCCCCTGCTGCTGGCCAGCTGCTTGGTGCCCGGGGCGCTCCAGCTGGCCTCCCTGCCGCTGCTCCCTGAAAGCCCGCGCTACCTGCTCATTGACTGTGGAGACCCTGCGGCCTGTCGGGCAG cgcTTCAGCGGCTGCGGGGCCCCGCGGACCTGGCCGGGGAGCTGGCCGAGCTGGAGCAGGAGCGCGCCGCCTGCCGGGGCGGCCGCGCGCGGCGCCCGTGGGAGCTGTTCCGGGAGCGCGCGCTGCGGCGGCAGGTGGCCAGCCTGGTGGTGCTGGGCGGAGCCATGGAGCTGTGCGGGAACGACGCG ATGTACGCCTACGCGTCGGCCGTGTTCAGCCAGGCGGGGATCCCGCAGGACAAGACCCAGTACGCGGCCATCGGGACCGGGGGCTGCGAGCTGCTGGCGACGCTGCTCAGC TGCCTGGCGATTGAGAGGGCGGGCCGGCGGGTGCTGCTGACTGGGGGCTACCGCCTGATGACCTGCTGGGGGAGCGTCTTCACGGCGGCCCTGTGCCTCCAG GGCTCCTTCTCCTGGACGCCCTACCTGGCCATGGCCTGCATCTTCGCCTTCATCCTCAGCTTTGGCATCGGCCCTG GAGGGCTTGTCCCACTTCATCTATGTGCCTTTCCTCTGTGTCTGCGTCTGCGCGGCCTTGTACTCGGGCATCTTCCTCCCCGAGACCAGAGGCAAGAGCTTCGTGGAGATCTCGGAGGAGCTGCACAGACTCAACTTCCCAGGGAGGAGCCGAGGCCCAGCGTGGGCCGGCCCCGAGGTCGTCCGGTGCACGGAGCTGTAGCTCGGCCGGCACGGCGGGGGCCAGCCCCGGACCCTCCTCCTCCTGTGGAGCCCCTCGGTGTGCAGGCCTGGTGCTCAGCCTCAGAGAGATGgtttcaggggcctctcggcgcCCTGTGTCTGGAGGCTGTCGGCAGGAAACCAACAATGACAAACTCAGAGAAACGCAGGGGAGGAAAACACAGCTTGTGA
- the SLC2A11 gene encoding solute carrier family 2, facilitated glucose transporter member 11 isoform X15, whose translation MPGLQPETRSPTRGSAGDRQMRALRRLEFTNETWQTRTGQPLPDHLVLLVWSLIVSLYPLGGLLGALLAGPLAVTLGRKKSLLVNNAFVLAAAALFGFSRRAGSFEMIMLGRLLVGISAGVGMNVQPMYLGESAPKELRGAVAMTSAIFTAVGLVMGQVVGLRELLGGPQAWPLLLASCLVPGALQLASLPLLPESPRYLLIDCGDPAACRAALQRLRGPADLAGELAELEQERAACRGGRARRPWELFRERALRRQVASLVVLGGAMELCGNDAMYAYASAVFSQAGIPQDKTQYAAIGTGGCELLATLLSCLAIERAGRRVLLTGGYRLMTCWGSVFTAALCLQGSFSWTPYLAMACIFAFILSFGIGPAGVTGILATELFDQMARPAAYMVCGALMWTMLFLVGLVFPFLVTRGKSFVEISEELHRLNFPGRSRGPAWAGPEVVRCTEL comes from the exons ATGCCTGGGCTGCAACCCGAGACCCGCTCTCCTACCCGCGGCTCTGCCGGAGACCGACAGATGAGAGCGCTCCGGAGACTG GAATTCACCAATGAGACGTGGCAGACGCGAACCGGCCAGCCGCTGCCCGACCACCTGGTCCTGCTCGTGTGGTCCCTCATCGTGTCCCTGTACcccctcgggggcctcctgggagcgCTGCTCGCTGGGCCCCTGGCTGTCACGCTGGGAAG GAAGAAGTCCCTGCTGGTGAACAACGCCTTCGTGCTGGCCGCCGCAGCGCTGTTTGGCTTCAGCCGCAGAGCAGGCTCCTTCGAGATGATCATGCTGGGAAGACTGCTCGTGGGCATCAGCGCAG GTGTAGGCATGAACGTCCAGCCCATGTACCTGGGGGAGAGCGCCCCCAAGGAGCTCCGAGGGGCCGTGGCCATGACCTCCGCCATCTTCACCGCCGTGGGGCTCGTGATGGGTCAGGTGGTTGGACTCAG GGAGCTCCTGGGTGGCCCGCAGGCCTGGCCCCTGCTGCTGGCCAGCTGCTTGGTGCCCGGGGCGCTCCAGCTGGCCTCCCTGCCGCTGCTCCCTGAAAGCCCGCGCTACCTGCTCATTGACTGTGGAGACCCTGCGGCCTGTCGGGCAG cgcTTCAGCGGCTGCGGGGCCCCGCGGACCTGGCCGGGGAGCTGGCCGAGCTGGAGCAGGAGCGCGCCGCCTGCCGGGGCGGCCGCGCGCGGCGCCCGTGGGAGCTGTTCCGGGAGCGCGCGCTGCGGCGGCAGGTGGCCAGCCTGGTGGTGCTGGGCGGAGCCATGGAGCTGTGCGGGAACGACGCG ATGTACGCCTACGCGTCGGCCGTGTTCAGCCAGGCGGGGATCCCGCAGGACAAGACCCAGTACGCGGCCATCGGGACCGGGGGCTGCGAGCTGCTGGCGACGCTGCTCAGC TGCCTGGCGATTGAGAGGGCGGGCCGGCGGGTGCTGCTGACTGGGGGCTACCGCCTGATGACCTGCTGGGGGAGCGTCTTCACGGCGGCCCTGTGCCTCCAG GGCTCCTTCTCCTGGACGCCCTACCTGGCCATGGCCTGCATCTTCGCCTTCATCCTCAGCTTTGGCATCGGCCCTG CCGGGGTGACCGGGATCCTGGCCACGGAGCTGTTTGACCAGATGGCCCGGCCTGCCGCCTACATGGTCTGCGGGGCGCTCATGTGGACCATGCTCTTCCTCGTGGGGCTGGTGTTCCCCTTCCTCGTG ACCAGAGGCAAGAGCTTCGTGGAGATCTCGGAGGAGCTGCACAGACTCAACTTCCCAGGGAGGAGCCGAGGCCCAGCGTGGGCCGGCCCCGAGGTCGTCCGGTGCACGGAGCTGTAG
- the SLC2A11 gene encoding solute carrier family 2, facilitated glucose transporter member 11 isoform X1, translating to MPGLQPETRSPTRGSAGDRQMRALRRLAQGRVLLLTICAAGIGGTFQFGYNLSIINAPTLHIQEFTNETWQTRTGQPLPDHLVLLVWSLIVSLYPLGGLLGALLAGPLAVTLGRKKSLLVNNAFVLAAAALFGFSRRAGSFEMIMLGRLLVGISAGVGMNVQPMYLGESAPKELRGAVAMTSAIFTAVGLVMGQVVGLRELLGGPQAWPLLLASCLVPGALQLASLPLLPESPRYLLIDCGDPAACRAALQRLRGPADLAGELAELEQERAACRGGRARRPWELFRERALRRQVASLVVLGGAMELCGNDAMYAYASAVFSQAGIPQDKTQYAAIGTGGCELLATLLSCLAIERAGRRVLLTGGYRLMTCWGSVFTAALCLQGSFSWTPYLAMACIFAFILSFGIGPAGVTGILATELFDQMARPAAYMVCGALMWTMLFLVGLVFPFLVASGLSQPPGGLVPLHLCAFPLCLRLRGLVLGHLPPRDQRQELRGDLGGAAQTQLPREEPRPSVGRPRGRPVHGAVARPARRGPAPDPPPPVEPLGVQAWCSASERWFQGPLGALCLEAVGRKPTMTNSEKRRGGKHSL from the exons ATGCCTGGGCTGCAACCCGAGACCCGCTCTCCTACCCGCGGCTCTGCCGGAGACCGACAGATGAGAGCGCTCCGGAGACTG gCTCAGGGCAGGGTCCTGCTCCTGACCATCTGTGCGGCTGGTATTGGTGGAACTTTCCAGTTCGGCTACAACCTCTCCATTATCAATGCTCCGACCTTG CACATTCAGGAATTCACCAATGAGACGTGGCAGACGCGAACCGGCCAGCCGCTGCCCGACCACCTGGTCCTGCTCGTGTGGTCCCTCATCGTGTCCCTGTACcccctcgggggcctcctgggagcgCTGCTCGCTGGGCCCCTGGCTGTCACGCTGGGAAG GAAGAAGTCCCTGCTGGTGAACAACGCCTTCGTGCTGGCCGCCGCAGCGCTGTTTGGCTTCAGCCGCAGAGCAGGCTCCTTCGAGATGATCATGCTGGGAAGACTGCTCGTGGGCATCAGCGCAG GTGTAGGCATGAACGTCCAGCCCATGTACCTGGGGGAGAGCGCCCCCAAGGAGCTCCGAGGGGCCGTGGCCATGACCTCCGCCATCTTCACCGCCGTGGGGCTCGTGATGGGTCAGGTGGTTGGACTCAG GGAGCTCCTGGGTGGCCCGCAGGCCTGGCCCCTGCTGCTGGCCAGCTGCTTGGTGCCCGGGGCGCTCCAGCTGGCCTCCCTGCCGCTGCTCCCTGAAAGCCCGCGCTACCTGCTCATTGACTGTGGAGACCCTGCGGCCTGTCGGGCAG cgcTTCAGCGGCTGCGGGGCCCCGCGGACCTGGCCGGGGAGCTGGCCGAGCTGGAGCAGGAGCGCGCCGCCTGCCGGGGCGGCCGCGCGCGGCGCCCGTGGGAGCTGTTCCGGGAGCGCGCGCTGCGGCGGCAGGTGGCCAGCCTGGTGGTGCTGGGCGGAGCCATGGAGCTGTGCGGGAACGACGCG ATGTACGCCTACGCGTCGGCCGTGTTCAGCCAGGCGGGGATCCCGCAGGACAAGACCCAGTACGCGGCCATCGGGACCGGGGGCTGCGAGCTGCTGGCGACGCTGCTCAGC TGCCTGGCGATTGAGAGGGCGGGCCGGCGGGTGCTGCTGACTGGGGGCTACCGCCTGATGACCTGCTGGGGGAGCGTCTTCACGGCGGCCCTGTGCCTCCAG GGCTCCTTCTCCTGGACGCCCTACCTGGCCATGGCCTGCATCTTCGCCTTCATCCTCAGCTTTGGCATCGGCCCTG CCGGGGTGACCGGGATCCTGGCCACGGAGCTGTTTGACCAGATGGCCCGGCCTGCCGCCTACATGGTCTGCGGGGCGCTCATGTGGACCATGCTCTTCCTCGTGGGGCTGGTGTTCCCCTTCCTCGTG GCCTCGGGTCTCTCGCAACCTCCAGGAGGGCTTGTCCCACTTCATCTATGTGCCTTTCCTCTGTGTCTGCGTCTGCGCGGCCTTGTACTCGGGCATCTTCCTCCCCGAGACCAGAGGCAAGAGCTTCGTGGAGATCTCGGAGGAGCTGCACAGACTCAACTTCCCAGGGAGGAGCCGAGGCCCAGCGTGGGCCGGCCCCGAGGTCGTCCGGTGCACGGAGCTGTAGCTCGGCCGGCACGGCGGGGGCCAGCCCCGGACCCTCCTCCTCCTGTGGAGCCCCTCGGTGTGCAGGCCTGGTGCTCAGCCTCAGAGAGATGgtttcaggggcctctcggcgcCCTGTGTCTGGAGGCTGTCGGCAGGAAACCAACAATGACAAACTCAGAGAAACGCAGGGGAGGAAAACACAGCTTGTGA
- the SLC2A11 gene encoding solute carrier family 2, facilitated glucose transporter member 11 isoform X9, with protein MPGLQPETRSPTRGSAGDRQMRALRRLEFTNETWQTRTGQPLPDHLVLLVWSLIVSLYPLGGLLGALLAGPLAVTLGRKKSLLVNNAFVLAAAALFGFSRRAGSFEMIMLGRLLVGISAGVGMNVQPMYLGESAPKELRGAVAMTSAIFTAVGLVMGQVVGLRELLGGPQAWPLLLASCLVPGALQLASLPLLPESPRYLLIDCGDPAACRAALQRLRGPADLAGELAELEQERAACRGGRARRPWELFRERALRRQVASLVVLGGAMELCGNDAMYAYASAVFSQAGIPQDKTQYAAIGTGGCELLATLLSCLAIERAGRRVLLTGGYRLMTCWGSVFTAALCLQGSFSWTPYLAMACIFAFILSFGIGPAGVTGILATELFDQMARPAAYMVCGALMWTMLFLVGLVFPFLVEGLSHFIYVPFLCVCVCAALYSGIFLPETRGKSFVEISEELHRLNFPGRSRGPAWAGPEVVRCTEL; from the exons ATGCCTGGGCTGCAACCCGAGACCCGCTCTCCTACCCGCGGCTCTGCCGGAGACCGACAGATGAGAGCGCTCCGGAGACTG GAATTCACCAATGAGACGTGGCAGACGCGAACCGGCCAGCCGCTGCCCGACCACCTGGTCCTGCTCGTGTGGTCCCTCATCGTGTCCCTGTACcccctcgggggcctcctgggagcgCTGCTCGCTGGGCCCCTGGCTGTCACGCTGGGAAG GAAGAAGTCCCTGCTGGTGAACAACGCCTTCGTGCTGGCCGCCGCAGCGCTGTTTGGCTTCAGCCGCAGAGCAGGCTCCTTCGAGATGATCATGCTGGGAAGACTGCTCGTGGGCATCAGCGCAG GTGTAGGCATGAACGTCCAGCCCATGTACCTGGGGGAGAGCGCCCCCAAGGAGCTCCGAGGGGCCGTGGCCATGACCTCCGCCATCTTCACCGCCGTGGGGCTCGTGATGGGTCAGGTGGTTGGACTCAG GGAGCTCCTGGGTGGCCCGCAGGCCTGGCCCCTGCTGCTGGCCAGCTGCTTGGTGCCCGGGGCGCTCCAGCTGGCCTCCCTGCCGCTGCTCCCTGAAAGCCCGCGCTACCTGCTCATTGACTGTGGAGACCCTGCGGCCTGTCGGGCAG cgcTTCAGCGGCTGCGGGGCCCCGCGGACCTGGCCGGGGAGCTGGCCGAGCTGGAGCAGGAGCGCGCCGCCTGCCGGGGCGGCCGCGCGCGGCGCCCGTGGGAGCTGTTCCGGGAGCGCGCGCTGCGGCGGCAGGTGGCCAGCCTGGTGGTGCTGGGCGGAGCCATGGAGCTGTGCGGGAACGACGCG ATGTACGCCTACGCGTCGGCCGTGTTCAGCCAGGCGGGGATCCCGCAGGACAAGACCCAGTACGCGGCCATCGGGACCGGGGGCTGCGAGCTGCTGGCGACGCTGCTCAGC TGCCTGGCGATTGAGAGGGCGGGCCGGCGGGTGCTGCTGACTGGGGGCTACCGCCTGATGACCTGCTGGGGGAGCGTCTTCACGGCGGCCCTGTGCCTCCAG GGCTCCTTCTCCTGGACGCCCTACCTGGCCATGGCCTGCATCTTCGCCTTCATCCTCAGCTTTGGCATCGGCCCTG CCGGGGTGACCGGGATCCTGGCCACGGAGCTGTTTGACCAGATGGCCCGGCCTGCCGCCTACATGGTCTGCGGGGCGCTCATGTGGACCATGCTCTTCCTCGTGGGGCTGGTGTTCCCCTTCCTCGTG GAGGGCTTGTCCCACTTCATCTATGTGCCTTTCCTCTGTGTCTGCGTCTGCGCGGCCTTGTACTCGGGCATCTTCCTCCCCGAGACCAGAGGCAAGAGCTTCGTGGAGATCTCGGAGGAGCTGCACAGACTCAACTTCCCAGGGAGGAGCCGAGGCCCAGCGTGGGCCGGCCCCGAGGTCGTCCGGTGCACGGAGCTGTAG